A stretch of Bordetella genomosp. 13 DNA encodes these proteins:
- a CDS encoding DUF1259 domain-containing protein has translation MQMAVAAGPTVDTATIESVTGLKGNYNKTENVFKVSKPRDDVKISVDRWTMPPFMGLTSWAAFTPMGGSTMMMGDTVLFEDEVNPAMSAALEAGLEVTALHNHFFFDQPKVYFMHIGGMGDARQLATGVKAVYDRVAQVRASQPKPAKAFGGSIPTPSSITAARIEEILGAKPQVKDGMVKVSFGREAKMYGTPVGNEMGVNTWAAFAGTDERAVVDGDFAMREEELQTVLKVLRREGINIVAIHNHMTHEEPRYVFLHYWGKGKAAELAQSLKRTLDAQKAVK, from the coding sequence ATGCAAATGGCCGTTGCGGCCGGACCGACGGTCGACACGGCAACGATCGAGTCCGTGACGGGACTCAAGGGCAACTACAACAAGACCGAGAACGTCTTCAAGGTCAGCAAGCCGCGCGATGACGTGAAGATCAGCGTGGATCGCTGGACGATGCCCCCCTTCATGGGCCTGACATCGTGGGCTGCATTCACGCCGATGGGCGGCAGCACGATGATGATGGGCGACACGGTGCTGTTCGAGGACGAGGTCAATCCGGCCATGAGCGCCGCTCTTGAAGCCGGCCTGGAAGTGACGGCGCTGCACAACCACTTCTTCTTCGACCAGCCCAAGGTTTACTTCATGCACATCGGCGGGATGGGCGATGCGCGGCAACTGGCCACAGGGGTCAAGGCTGTGTATGACCGGGTCGCGCAGGTGCGAGCAAGCCAACCCAAACCCGCAAAGGCCTTTGGCGGCAGCATTCCCACGCCCAGCAGCATCACCGCGGCGCGCATCGAGGAAATCCTCGGCGCCAAGCCGCAAGTGAAGGACGGCATGGTCAAGGTGAGCTTCGGGCGCGAGGCGAAGATGTACGGCACACCCGTCGGCAATGAGATGGGCGTCAACACCTGGGCTGCGTTTGCAGGGACCGACGAGCGGGCCGTGGTGGACGGTGACTTCGCGATGCGTGAGGAGGAACTCCAGACCGTACTCAAGGTGTTGCGGCGAGAAGGAATCAACATCGTGGCGATCCACAACCACATGACGCACGAGGAGCCGCGCTACGTCTTTCTGCACTACTGGGGCAAAGGCAAAGCGGCGGAGCTGGCGCAGTCGTTGAAAAGGACTTTGGACGCACAGAAGGCCGTGAAATGA
- a CDS encoding chromate resistance protein ChrB domain-containing protein — protein MSFLALFISLPTKASTGRMRVWRSVKALGCATLRDGVYLLPDSADSATALDEVAAQSVEAGGSGEVYRLSGCDEAQEAALRALFDRGEEYAGIVEEIKGLGRSLASLDGAAAARKLQPLVRRFEQVARIDFFPGEAQRQTLSLLDDLRDALTRRLSPDEPTPRQADIPRLERADYRGRVWATRARPWVDRLASAWLIRRFIDPKARIVWLTSPADCKADWLGFDFDGATFSHVGTKVTFETLLASFGLEDDRALTRLGEVVHCLDVGGLPVPEAPGIEQLLAGLRASESDDDALLVRACEVFDWLLKSYEEKIT, from the coding sequence TTGAGCTTTCTCGCGCTGTTCATCAGCCTGCCCACCAAGGCATCGACCGGCCGCATGCGCGTCTGGCGCTCCGTCAAGGCGCTGGGCTGCGCGACGCTGCGCGATGGGGTCTATCTGCTGCCCGACTCGGCCGATAGCGCTACGGCGCTGGACGAAGTGGCGGCGCAGTCGGTCGAGGCCGGGGGCAGCGGCGAGGTCTATCGACTGTCGGGGTGTGACGAAGCTCAGGAAGCCGCGCTGCGCGCCCTGTTCGACCGGGGCGAGGAGTACGCGGGCATCGTCGAGGAGATCAAAGGGCTCGGACGGAGCCTGGCATCCCTGGACGGCGCAGCCGCCGCGCGTAAGCTCCAGCCGCTCGTGCGCCGCTTCGAGCAGGTGGCGCGCATCGACTTCTTCCCCGGCGAGGCGCAGCGGCAGACCTTGAGCCTGCTCGACGACCTGCGCGACGCGCTCACCCGCCGGCTTTCTCCCGACGAGCCGACCCCTCGGCAGGCTGACATTCCGCGACTGGAGCGGGCCGACTATCGGGGCCGTGTCTGGGCCACGCGGGCCCGTCCGTGGGTCGACCGGCTCGCCTCGGCCTGGCTGATCCGCCGGTTTATCGACCCGAAGGCCCGCATCGTCTGGCTGACGAGTCCCGCCGACTGCAAAGCCGATTGGCTCGGCTTCGATTTCGACGGTGCGACGTTCAGCCACGTCGGTACCAAGGTCACCTTCGAGACGCTGCTGGCGAGTTTTGGCCTGGAGGACGACCGGGCGCTGACGCGCCTGGGCGAAGTGGTGCATTGCCTGGACGTGGGCGGACTGCCGGTACCGGAAGCGCCGGGCATCGAACAGCTGCTCGCGGGCCTGAGGGCATCCGAATCCGACGACGACGCGCTGCTTGTTCGCGCGTGCGAAGTTTTTGATTGGCTGTTGAAGAGTTACGAGGAAAAAATAACGTGA
- a CDS encoding transglycosylase SLT domain-containing protein codes for MAAAIGIPGRERRPSRVAIRCASAVLLLATGGWALAALAREVPPPAYQLAAHRADVPAAVLYAVALQESGTRLRGRLVPWPWTLNVAGKPYRYATRAEACAGLRQALKRTSATRIDAGLGQVNLGYHAQRYAQPCELLDPYRNLAIATEILREQHTPGEDWLLAIGRYHRPAGGAPAARYRRSVHRHLTRVLGPGAPVTTLQGTTP; via the coding sequence ATGGCAGCGGCAATAGGTATTCCGGGCCGGGAGCGTCGGCCATCCCGCGTCGCCATCCGCTGCGCCAGCGCCGTGCTGCTGCTCGCCACCGGCGGCTGGGCGTTGGCCGCCCTGGCGCGGGAAGTGCCGCCGCCGGCCTATCAACTGGCGGCGCATCGTGCAGACGTACCAGCGGCGGTGCTGTACGCCGTGGCCCTGCAAGAGAGCGGCACCCGGCTGCGCGGGCGCCTGGTGCCCTGGCCGTGGACGCTCAACGTCGCCGGCAAGCCGTACCGCTATGCCACCCGCGCCGAGGCCTGCGCGGGACTGCGCCAGGCGCTCAAGCGCACGTCTGCCACCCGCATCGACGCCGGGCTCGGCCAGGTCAATCTCGGCTACCACGCGCAGCGCTATGCGCAGCCCTGCGAACTGCTGGACCCCTACCGCAACCTCGCCATCGCCACCGAGATCCTGCGCGAGCAGCACACGCCGGGCGAGGACTGGCTGCTCGCCATCGGCCGCTACCACCGCCCGGCCGGGGGCGCCCCCGCAGCGCGCTACCGGCGCAGCGTGCATCGGCACCTGACTCGCGTGCTCGGCCCTGGCGCTCCCGTTACAACCCTCCAGGGCACCACGCCATGA
- the pilL2 gene encoding PFGI-1 class ICE element type IV pilus protein PilL2, whose product MLPSLPRFLCIFAVLSGLLSGCTTTPATPDHIEAPPDEPASEQRLVPVARYGRYTLVELVPEPAQRDLLQQAVVVSIPPMLDASVGDAMRHVLLRSGYRLCDAAEAATLYALPLPAAHLHVGPLMLRDALLTLAGPTWELSVDDLTRQVCFSRHGAPTFLSANPPGTATPVPDAHRPEELQP is encoded by the coding sequence ATGCTGCCGTCTCTGCCTCGTTTTCTCTGCATCTTCGCCGTGCTCAGCGGCCTGCTGTCCGGCTGCACGACGACACCGGCCACCCCTGACCACATAGAAGCACCGCCCGACGAGCCAGCTTCGGAGCAGCGACTGGTGCCCGTGGCCCGCTACGGCCGCTACACCCTGGTCGAGCTGGTGCCGGAGCCCGCGCAGCGTGATCTCTTGCAGCAGGCGGTGGTGGTCTCGATTCCGCCCATGCTCGATGCCAGCGTGGGCGATGCCATGCGCCATGTGCTCCTGCGCTCGGGCTACCGGCTCTGCGATGCGGCCGAGGCCGCCACGCTTTACGCGCTGCCGCTGCCTGCCGCACATCTGCACGTGGGTCCGCTGATGCTGCGCGATGCCTTGCTGACCCTTGCCGGCCCCACCTGGGAGCTGTCGGTCGATGACTTGACCCGCCAGGTCTGCTTCAGCCGGCACGGTGCTCCCACCTTCCTTTCCGCCAACCCGCCCGGCACCGCCACGCCCGTGCCGGACGCCCACCGGCCCGAGGAACTGCAGCCATGA
- the chrA gene encoding chromate resistance efflux protein ChrA — MSYLQLFVRFLKFGLLAWGGPVAQIGMLRRELVDEERWISVKRFNKLLAVMQVLPGPEAHELCVHLGIRAKGRLGGMLAGLGFMLPGFLLMFALSWLYFQIDIVGTALGAAFLGVQAAVIALIVRAVHRIGEHILLDRWLWAIAIVCALAAIVRVDFWITLPVGGLVYALLVLKHRASALLVTLAAVALATAMAFWAEPTAKLVETVVRGQASVLLIFASGLKAGLLTFGGAYTAIPFVRNDAVGRGWMTDGQFLDGLALSGVLPAPLIIFATFVGYVAGGPIGAVAMTVGVFLPAFAFSLIFYDRLEAVVENKRLHAFLDGVAAGVVGLIGATTIDLARVTAERVPSLTAGMSIFAAALAFLYVWKNKLNVVVVILAAGLAGWLVFPGQG; from the coding sequence ATGAGCTACCTGCAGCTCTTCGTTCGCTTCCTCAAGTTCGGCTTGCTCGCATGGGGCGGGCCTGTGGCTCAGATCGGCATGTTGCGCCGCGAGCTCGTGGACGAGGAACGCTGGATCTCCGTCAAACGCTTCAACAAGCTGCTTGCGGTGATGCAGGTGCTGCCCGGACCCGAAGCCCACGAATTATGCGTTCATTTGGGCATCCGAGCGAAAGGGCGGCTGGGTGGCATGCTGGCGGGACTCGGGTTCATGCTTCCCGGATTCTTGCTGATGTTCGCGCTGTCCTGGTTGTACTTCCAGATTGACATCGTGGGTACCGCGCTGGGCGCTGCGTTCCTTGGCGTACAGGCGGCCGTGATCGCCCTGATCGTGCGCGCCGTGCACCGCATCGGCGAGCACATCCTGCTCGATCGCTGGTTGTGGGCCATTGCCATCGTTTGCGCGCTGGCAGCCATAGTTCGTGTCGACTTTTGGATCACCCTGCCCGTGGGTGGGCTTGTGTACGCCCTGCTCGTGCTCAAGCATCGGGCCTCAGCACTGCTAGTGACGCTGGCAGCGGTGGCGCTGGCCACGGCCATGGCATTTTGGGCTGAGCCAACAGCAAAGCTGGTGGAAACGGTCGTTCGGGGCCAAGCCTCGGTGTTGCTCATCTTCGCCTCAGGCCTCAAGGCCGGCTTGCTCACCTTCGGCGGCGCCTACACAGCGATTCCGTTCGTTCGCAACGACGCCGTCGGGCGCGGGTGGATGACGGATGGGCAGTTCCTGGACGGCCTGGCGCTGTCCGGTGTGCTGCCGGCACCGCTCATCATCTTCGCCACGTTCGTCGGCTATGTGGCGGGGGGGCCGATCGGGGCGGTGGCCATGACGGTGGGTGTGTTTCTTCCGGCCTTTGCGTTCTCGCTGATTTTCTACGACCGGCTGGAGGCGGTCGTGGAGAACAAACGGCTACACGCCTTTCTGGACGGCGTCGCGGCTGGGGTAGTCGGCCTGATCGGCGCAACCACAATCGACTTGGCGCGGGTCACTGCCGAACGCGTGCCATCGCTGACGGCGGGCATGTCGATCTTCGCCGCGGCCCTGGCATTCCTTTATGTCTGGAAGAACAAGCTCAACGTCGTCGTCGTGATCCTCGCGGCGGGACTGGCGGGGTGGCTGGTGTTTCCGGGCCAAGGCTGA
- a CDS encoding helicase-related protein gives MSLDLETVPAAVSDASPVQGDLLEAASSPLAISLTDFVSEFGDELLDSLNRANPPVYTGQVRVHRQLILAALKRKLFQAQADVVHAVTELLVDSGERAAIVNGEMGCGKTTVGIATAAVLNAEGYRRTLVLSPPHLVYKWRREIQETVAGAKVWVLNGPDTLVKLLKLREQLGVPAQGQEFFVLGRVRMRMGFHWKPVFTRRRTPHGDVAACPDCGHIITDLDGEPINPVELEAEESRRKCSHCAAPLWTLIRPRGLSASDQSSTVLKALKRIPTIGEVTAQKLMQKFGDAFLASMLGDNIHEFINLMDGNGELVFSDRQAHRMERAMANMEVGFGEGGYQPSEFIKRQLPQGAFDLLIADEAHEYKNGGSAQGQAMGVLAAKARKTLLLTGTLMGGYGDDLFHLLFRALPGRMIEDGYRPTKQGSMTSAAMAFMRDHGVLKDIYSESTGTAHKTAKGTKVSVRTVKAPGFGPKGVLRCVLPFTVFLKLKDIGGNVLPPYDEEFREVTMDTAQSAAYRDLAGRLTAELKQALAKRDTTLLGVVLNVLLAWPDCCFRSETVVHPRTRNTLAFVPAQFNELEVMPKERELIDICKQEKAEGRKTLVYTVYTGTRDTTSRLKVLLEQEGFKVAVLRASVDASRREDWIAEQLDRGIDVLVTNPELVKTGLDLLEFPTIVFMQSGYNVYSLQQAARRSWRIGQKQSVKVIYLGYANSSQMTCLGLMAKKIMVSQSTSGDVPESGLDVLNQDGDSVEVALARQLVH, from the coding sequence ATGTCACTTGATCTCGAAACTGTTCCCGCGGCTGTTTCCGATGCCTCGCCCGTGCAGGGCGACCTGCTCGAAGCCGCATCTTCTCCGCTCGCCATCAGCCTGACCGACTTCGTGTCGGAGTTCGGCGACGAGCTGCTCGACTCGCTCAACCGTGCCAATCCCCCGGTCTACACCGGCCAGGTGCGGGTACATCGGCAACTCATCCTCGCAGCCCTCAAGCGCAAGCTGTTCCAGGCGCAAGCCGATGTGGTCCATGCCGTCACCGAGCTGCTGGTCGATAGCGGTGAACGCGCCGCGATCGTCAATGGCGAGATGGGATGCGGCAAGACGACGGTGGGTATTGCCACCGCCGCCGTGCTCAACGCCGAAGGCTACCGCCGAACCTTGGTTCTTTCTCCGCCGCATCTGGTCTACAAGTGGCGGCGGGAAATCCAGGAGACGGTGGCCGGCGCCAAGGTCTGGGTGCTCAACGGCCCGGACACGCTGGTCAAGCTGCTGAAGCTGCGCGAGCAGTTGGGTGTACCGGCGCAGGGTCAGGAGTTCTTCGTCCTGGGCCGCGTGCGGATGCGGATGGGGTTCCACTGGAAGCCCGTCTTCACCCGGCGGCGCACGCCCCACGGCGACGTGGCGGCGTGCCCGGACTGCGGCCACATCATCACCGACCTCGACGGCGAGCCCATCAACCCGGTCGAACTCGAAGCCGAAGAGAGCCGCCGCAAGTGCAGCCATTGCGCCGCACCGCTGTGGACGCTGATCCGTCCCAGGGGCTTGTCCGCCAGTGACCAGTCCTCGACCGTGCTCAAGGCGCTGAAGCGTATTCCCACGATTGGCGAAGTCACCGCGCAGAAGCTGATGCAGAAGTTCGGTGACGCCTTTCTCGCGTCGATGCTCGGGGACAACATCCACGAGTTCATCAACCTGATGGATGGCAACGGCGAGCTGGTCTTCTCGGACCGGCAAGCCCATCGCATGGAACGTGCGATGGCCAACATGGAGGTCGGCTTCGGCGAGGGCGGCTACCAGCCGTCCGAGTTCATCAAGAGGCAGCTTCCCCAAGGCGCGTTCGACCTGCTCATCGCCGACGAGGCGCACGAGTACAAGAACGGCGGCTCCGCACAGGGCCAGGCCATGGGGGTGTTGGCGGCCAAGGCGCGCAAGACGCTGCTGCTCACCGGCACGCTGATGGGCGGCTACGGCGACGACCTGTTCCACCTGCTGTTCCGCGCCCTGCCTGGGCGGATGATCGAAGACGGCTACCGGCCGACCAAGCAAGGTTCCATGACGTCGGCCGCGATGGCGTTCATGCGCGATCACGGCGTGCTCAAGGACATCTACTCCGAGAGCACGGGCACGGCGCACAAGACCGCCAAGGGCACCAAAGTATCGGTGCGCACGGTCAAGGCGCCGGGCTTCGGTCCGAAGGGCGTGCTGCGTTGCGTTCTGCCGTTCACCGTCTTCCTCAAGTTGAAGGACATCGGCGGCAACGTGCTGCCGCCCTACGACGAGGAGTTCCGTGAGGTCACGATGGACACGGCGCAATCCGCGGCCTATCGCGATCTGGCGGGACGGCTGACCGCGGAGCTGAAGCAGGCCCTGGCGAAGCGCGACACGACGCTGCTGGGTGTGGTCCTCAACGTGCTGCTGGCCTGGCCGGATTGCTGCTTCCGGTCGGAGACGGTGGTGCATCCACGCACGCGCAACACCCTGGCCTTCGTCCCGGCTCAGTTCAACGAGCTGGAGGTGATGCCCAAGGAGCGCGAGCTGATTGATATCTGCAAGCAGGAGAAAGCAGAAGGTCGCAAGACCCTGGTCTATACGGTCTACACCGGCACGCGCGACACCACGTCGCGCCTGAAGGTGCTGCTGGAGCAGGAAGGCTTCAAGGTGGCGGTACTGCGCGCGAGCGTGGATGCCTCCCGCCGGGAAGACTGGATCGCCGAGCAGCTGGACCGCGGTATCGACGTGCTCGTCACCAATCCAGAGCTGGTGAAAACCGGCCTGGACCTGTTGGAGTTCCCGACGATCGTGTTCATGCAGTCGGGCTACAACGTGTATTCGCTGCAGCAGGCCGCACGCCGTTCATGGCGTATCGGTCAGAAGCAGTCGGTCAAGGTGATCTACCTCGGCTACGCCAACTCCTCGCAGATGACCTGCCTGGGGCTGATGGCCAAGAAGATCATGGTGTCGCAATCCACCTCCGGCGACGTGCCCGAATCAGGGCTCGATGTCCTGAACCAGGATGGCGACTCGGTGGAGGTGGCGTTGGCGCGGCAGTTGGTGCATTGA
- a CDS encoding TIGR03759 family integrating conjugative element protein has translation MTLRPMLAAVLLSVSLGASAQSPVTNARVVPSQVQPNTDAALDERQARDWGLQPEEWARFRQLMQGPLGVHSPQLDPLTALGIEARSEEERRRYAELQVQAEARRVGKTLAYQRAYDAAWQRLFPGQPRVSLPGAKAQGAGNTGSGRLAVFVKADCAPCAQRVQQLQAAGTAFDLYMVGSRQDDARIRQWATRAGIDPARVRARTITLNHDAGRWLSLSLPGDLPAVVREVNGQWQRQ, from the coding sequence ATGACCCTGCGGCCGATGCTTGCTGCCGTTCTTCTGTCCGTCTCCCTGGGGGCCTCCGCGCAATCTCCGGTGACGAATGCGCGCGTGGTGCCCAGCCAGGTACAGCCCAACACCGATGCGGCGCTCGACGAGCGTCAAGCGCGGGACTGGGGCCTGCAACCCGAGGAGTGGGCACGCTTCCGACAATTGATGCAGGGGCCGCTCGGCGTGCATTCCCCCCAGCTCGATCCGCTCACGGCGCTGGGCATCGAGGCCCGCAGCGAGGAGGAGCGCAGGCGCTACGCGGAGTTGCAGGTGCAGGCCGAGGCCCGGCGCGTCGGCAAGACGCTGGCCTACCAGCGGGCCTACGACGCGGCGTGGCAGCGCCTGTTTCCCGGCCAGCCGCGCGTGAGCCTGCCCGGCGCCAAGGCGCAGGGCGCCGGAAACACCGGTTCCGGGCGCCTAGCGGTCTTCGTCAAGGCCGACTGCGCACCGTGCGCGCAGCGCGTGCAGCAGTTGCAGGCGGCCGGCACGGCCTTCGATCTCTACATGGTCGGCAGCCGTCAGGACGACGCGCGAATCCGGCAGTGGGCCACCCGGGCGGGCATCGACCCGGCCAGGGTGCGCGCCCGCACCATCACGCTCAACCACGATGCAGGGCGCTGGCTGTCGCTCAGCCTCCCCGGCGATCTGCCGGCCGTCGTGCGCGAGGTGAACGGCCAATGGCAGCGGCAATAG
- a CDS encoding chromate resistance protein ChrB domain-containing protein, translating to MQWITRERPKIDRIACPWLIARFIDESPEFLYVPSGDVMRIAAETGATPYDVSGVELGHHGDQCSFDAFIAKYQLTDPSLQKLAIIVRAADCAQPQLAKEAAGLLAISKGLSLNFADDHEMLKAGIVMYDALYAWCADTPLKKVARLLGSK from the coding sequence ATGCAATGGATTACCCGTGAACGCCCGAAAATCGACCGCATCGCCTGTCCCTGGCTGATTGCCCGCTTCATCGACGAAAGCCCGGAGTTTCTCTACGTGCCGTCGGGCGACGTCATGAGGATCGCCGCCGAGACTGGGGCTACCCCCTATGACGTCTCCGGGGTGGAACTGGGTCACCACGGCGATCAATGCAGCTTCGATGCTTTCATCGCCAAATACCAGCTGACGGACCCGTCCTTGCAGAAGCTGGCCATCATCGTGCGCGCCGCCGACTGCGCCCAGCCGCAACTGGCGAAGGAAGCGGCCGGCCTGCTGGCCATCTCGAAAGGGCTGTCGCTCAACTTCGCCGACGACCACGAGATGCTGAAGGCAGGCATAGTGATGTACGACGCGCTCTACGCCTGGTGTGCGGATACGCCGCTGAAGAAGGTCGCGCGGCTGCTCGGCTCGAAGTGA
- a CDS encoding superoxide dismutase — MPYELKSLSCDPAKLTGLSEKLIVSHWENNYGGAVKRLNAIEQELAQLNWGAAPVFEINGLKREEMIASGSMILHEVYFDSLGGAGGDPGGTLKAAIVRDFGSMDAWRAQFTAMGKAQGGGSGWTLLVWSPRRGRLVNAWAADHAHNLPGATPLIALDMYEHSYHMDFGAKAGAYVDAFMQNLSWTTAEAAFTRLGA; from the coding sequence ATGCCTTACGAACTGAAGTCCCTTTCATGCGATCCGGCCAAACTCACCGGCCTGTCTGAGAAACTCATCGTCAGCCATTGGGAGAACAACTACGGCGGCGCTGTCAAGCGTCTCAACGCCATCGAGCAAGAGCTGGCGCAATTGAACTGGGGAGCGGCGCCGGTGTTCGAGATCAACGGCCTCAAGCGCGAGGAGATGATCGCCAGCGGTTCCATGATCCTGCACGAGGTGTACTTCGATTCCCTCGGTGGCGCGGGAGGCGACCCTGGCGGGACGCTGAAGGCGGCCATCGTGCGCGATTTCGGCTCCATGGACGCCTGGCGCGCCCAATTCACGGCCATGGGCAAGGCCCAGGGCGGCGGCTCCGGCTGGACCCTGTTGGTGTGGAGTCCGCGCCGGGGGCGTCTCGTGAACGCCTGGGCCGCCGACCACGCCCACAACCTGCCCGGCGCCACGCCGCTGATCGCCCTCGACATGTACGAGCACAGCTACCACATGGACTTCGGCGCCAAGGCCGGGGCTTACGTGGACGCCTTCATGCAAAACCTGTCCTGGACCACCGCCGAAGCGGCTTTCACCCGATTGGGAGCCTGA
- a CDS encoding integrating conjugative element protein, producing MNHIVLIAAIGLLSTTTVFAQTASAPLIVVEDRGGASALPYYQPLNPQPDDTARPAPLPRPRVGNSAEAEVAMLPVRSANLSPGDVPRRVIRAPGLTPLFLVGDDTRSRAWLRQRHATLRELGAVGLVVNVESTAALVELRHLAPGLTLAPASGDDLAQRLGLRHYPVLITSTGVEQ from the coding sequence ATGAACCACATTGTCCTCATCGCCGCCATCGGGCTGCTGTCCACGACCACCGTCTTCGCCCAGACCGCCTCCGCGCCACTGATCGTGGTCGAGGACCGCGGCGGCGCGTCCGCACTGCCGTACTACCAGCCCTTGAATCCGCAGCCGGACGACACCGCGCGGCCAGCCCCGCTGCCACGCCCGCGCGTGGGCAACTCGGCCGAGGCCGAAGTCGCGATGCTGCCAGTGCGCTCGGCGAACCTGTCACCGGGTGACGTGCCGCGCCGCGTGATCCGCGCGCCGGGCCTGACGCCGCTGTTCCTGGTCGGCGACGACACACGCTCGCGCGCTTGGCTGCGGCAGCGCCACGCCACGTTGCGAGAGCTGGGCGCCGTGGGCCTGGTGGTCAACGTGGAGTCGACGGCGGCGCTGGTCGAGCTGCGCCACCTGGCGCCCGGCCTGACCCTCGCGCCGGCCTCGGGCGACGACCTGGCCCAGCGCCTGGGCCTGCGCCACTACCCGGTGCTCATCACGTCCACCGGCGTCGAGCAGTAG
- a CDS encoding MFS transporter, with amino-acid sequence MLLPAGAAPEARLLLVGRALRAFTDGYVAILLPVYLLALGLGTWEVGLISTATLLGSALATLAVGQWGHHFPQRRLLLAAAGLMCLTGLLLAGLGGVGDFWPLLLVAFVGTMNPSSGDVSVFLPLEHARLAESAQGEARTFLFARYTFVGALCAAAGSLATAIPQTLTNAGLVQLDALRLMFVAYGLTGVAIFLLYRTLPNHPVHAQAAPPAPLGPSRGIVIKLAALFSVDAFAGGLIVNTLLALWLFERFDLSLAAAGQFFFWAGLLSAGSQLAAPWVARRIGLVNTMVFTHIPSSVCLILAALAESLPVALALLFLRSALSQMDVPTRSAFVMAVVTPAERAAAASFTAVPRSLAAAVSPAIGGALFAAGWLAAPLVACGALKIAYDLALWRAFRRHGEATP; translated from the coding sequence ATGCTGCTACCCGCCGGGGCCGCGCCCGAGGCGCGCCTGCTGCTCGTCGGCCGGGCGCTGCGGGCCTTCACCGACGGTTATGTCGCCATCCTGCTGCCGGTCTATCTGCTGGCCTTGGGGCTGGGCACATGGGAAGTCGGGCTGATCAGTACCGCCACACTGCTCGGCTCGGCGCTGGCGACCCTGGCGGTAGGCCAGTGGGGACATCACTTCCCGCAGCGCCGGCTGCTGCTCGCCGCCGCCGGACTGATGTGCCTGACCGGTCTGCTGCTGGCCGGCCTGGGTGGCGTTGGCGACTTCTGGCCGCTGCTGCTCGTCGCCTTCGTCGGCACGATGAATCCCAGCTCCGGCGACGTCAGCGTCTTCCTGCCGCTGGAGCACGCCCGCTTGGCCGAGTCGGCGCAGGGCGAGGCGCGCACCTTCCTCTTCGCGCGCTACACCTTCGTCGGCGCCTTGTGCGCCGCGGCCGGTTCCCTGGCGACGGCCATTCCGCAAACCCTGACGAATGCGGGCCTGGTGCAGCTCGACGCGCTGCGCCTCATGTTCGTCGCCTACGGGCTGACCGGCGTCGCGATCTTCCTTCTTTACCGCACGCTGCCGAACCATCCGGTCCACGCACAGGCGGCGCCGCCCGCACCACTGGGGCCTTCGCGCGGCATCGTGATCAAACTGGCCGCGCTGTTCTCGGTCGACGCCTTCGCCGGAGGACTGATCGTCAACACCTTGCTCGCGCTCTGGCTGTTCGAGCGCTTCGACCTCTCGCTCGCCGCCGCCGGCCAGTTCTTCTTCTGGGCGGGGCTGCTCTCGGCAGGCTCCCAGCTCGCAGCGCCCTGGGTGGCGCGCCGCATCGGCCTCGTCAACACGATGGTGTTCACCCACATCCCGTCGAGCGTCTGCCTGATCCTCGCCGCCCTCGCCGAGAGTCTGCCGGTGGCGCTCGCGTTGCTGTTCCTGCGCAGCGCCCTGTCGCAGATGGACGTGCCGACGCGCTCGGCCTTCGTCATGGCGGTAGTCACGCCGGCTGAGCGCGCCGCGGCGGCAAGCTTCACCGCCGTGCCCAGGAGCCTCGCGGCCGCGGTGAGCCCGGCCATCGGTGGCGCGCTGTTCGCCGCCGGCTGGCTGGCCGCACCGCTGGTGGCCTGTGGCGCGCTGAAGATTGCCTATGACCTCGCGCTCTGGCGCGCCTTCCGACGGCACGGGGAGGCGACGCCGTGA